Within the Pseudomonas fulva genome, the region CGCGACGTCGACGCCGACACCCCGGCACGTTTCAATGCCGACCCGTCACGGCTGTTCGAAGCTTCCGGTTCGGCGGGCAAGCTGTGCCTGTTCGCGGTGCGCCTGGACACCTTCCCCAAGGAGCCGAGCACGGTCTTCTATGTCGGCACCAATGCCGCGGACGACCTGACCGAGGTACGCCGCCACCTGCTCAACCGGTTGCCGAGCCTGCCGATTGCCGGTGAATACATCCATCGCACCGCCTTCGACATCGGCGAGCAGTACGGCAAGGACACCTTTCTGCTGATCGACCGCTTCGGCACCGCCAGGGTGCCGGCCGCCTTCGCCCTGAAAAGCCGGGTCGACGGCTTCTTCGAGCGCTTCGGCCTGCGCGGCGTCAGCGACCGTCTCATTCAGCTGGCCATGAATCTATTGCCCAGTCACCTGCCGGCGCGCATGCGCGATTACCGCGAGCGTTTCGAGCATCACCTGATGATCCGCGTGGCCAACGACAGCCTGGAAGAAACCCGGCGTTTTCTGGCCGAGTATTTCGGCACCGCCAGCACCGGGGCCTTTTTCGAGTGCGACGCCGACGAGGGCCGCAAGGCCTTCCTGCACCGTTTCGCCATTGCCGGCGCGGCGATTCGCTACCGCGAGGCGCACCCCGCCAGCGTCGAGGACATCCTCGCACTGGATATCGCCCTGCGCCGCAACGACCGCGACTGGGTGGAAACGCTGCCGGCGCAAATGGAAGAGCAGATCATCCACAAGCTCTACTACGGGCACTTCTTCTGCCACGTGTTCCACCAGGACTACATCCTCAAGAAGGGCGTCGATCCAATCGCCATGGAGCACGCCATGTGGAAGCTGCTCGACGAGCGCCGCGCCGAGTACCCGGCCGAGCACAACGTGGGCCATCTGTATGTCGCCAAACCGGCGCTGGCGGGTTTCTACCGCAAGCTGGACCCGACCAACAGCTTCAACCCGGGCATCGGCCAGACGTCGAAGAACAAGCATTGGCAAGAATGCTGCGGCGGGCACTGAGCTATCGGCCGCCTTATCGAGACCGCCGCGCGTTTTTTCCGCGCAAAGAAGAAAGGGGAGACCTCTCGGCCTCCCCTCTCGTAGATGTCCTGTGCTGGCGATTCTGTCGCCGCTTTCCTCGCCCGCCTGGTTGGGCAGTGCGGACCCGGGTGCCGTGACGACCCGGTAGGGTCGGCGGCGCCAGCTCTCCTGATTGGGCGAGCCGGGTGGACGTATCGTCCGGGCCGTGAAACTGAGGTAAAGATTACGCCCACGGCCGCGACAAAAGATTGCTAAAATTGCTAATCAGACAGTCAATTGCGCAATAATCCATCGATATCCATTGATCAATAGCAATCCGATAACGAAACCGCCCATTCATGAACAAACTTGATCGCTACGACCTCAACATCCTCGCCGAACTGCAGCGCGACGCGACGCTGTCCAACCAGGAACTGGCCGAGCGTATCGGCCTGTCGCCCTCGCCCTGTTCGCGTCGCGTCAAGCAGCTGGAGGACGACGGCTACATCACCGGCCAGGTCGCGCTGCTCGATCGCCGCCAGCTGGGGCTGACCCTGACCGCCTACGTGCTGATCGGCATGGACCGGCACACGCCGGAGCGCTTCGAACATTTCCAGGCGGAGATCCGCAAATGCCCGGAAGTGCTGGAATGCTGCCTGGTCACCGGGATGGACGCCGACTACCAGCTCAAGGTGGTGGTGCCGGACATGGATCATTACCAGAAGCTGCTGCTCGGTACCCTGACCCGTATCGATGGCGTGTCCAGCGTGCGCTCGAGCTTCGTGCTGCAACAGATCCTCTCCAGCACCCAGCTGCCCCTGCAGCACCTGCGCGGCTAGGAACCGGCTCATGATCTTTCAGCCCAGGTTCGTCGGTTTTGGCAGCTGAGTGGCGGGAGCGGCCATCGGCGCAGTACCTGTGGGATCGGCGAACGGCTGCTCCTGCCTTGCAGTTGCTGCTTCAGGCGCATAAAGATCGTGAACAGGCTCTAAGACCATCGGGCAGCTACGCCTACTGGCCAGCAACGCTGTAATATCCACACCTTTGTTGTGCCTTGCCGCCTGCACCCAGGCGGCACCTTATGGATCGCCGCCGAGACCAGGATGGAACCCGAGTTTTTCGAAGCGCCGATGACCCTGCTGGTCGGCGGCCTGGTGCTGTTCATGGCCTTTATCGGGCGAAAAATTCCCGCGCCGGCCGATTCGGCACCTTCATCCTGTTCTTCGCCCTGGGCCTCGGGGTGCTCGGCTTTCTTATCAAGAGCCTGGTCATCGCCGGCCTGGAAAGCGCCTGAAGCCCACAAAAAAGAATCGCGGCGCCCGCCGCATTGCCTCTTCTGCTGCCCATGGAGAAACACATGAACGCCACTGACCGCGTCATGCAGAGTTACGGACGCTGCTGTGCCAGCCCGGCCTTTTTCGATGACTTCTACCGGCATTTCCTCACCAGTTCACCGGCCGTGCGCGAGAAGTTCGTCAACACCGACATGGCCGCGCAGAAGCTGCTGCTGCGCCAGGGCATTCTCAACCTGGTGATGCACGCCCGCGGCATGCCGGACACCAAGCTGCGTGCCCTGGGCTGCACCCACGCGCGCACCGCCATGGACATCCGCCCCGAGCTCTACGATCTGTGGCTGGAAGCGCTGCTCAAGACCATCGTGGAACACGACCGGCAAGCCGATGCGGCCACCCTGCAAGGCTGGCGCGAGGTGCTGATCAAGGGCATCAGCGTGATCAAGGCGGGTTACGACGGCTAAGCCGCCCGATTCAATCGAGGCGCGGCGACAGGTCGCGCCACTCCCCCGGCAGTAAACCATCCAGGGACCAGGGACCGATGCGCACGCGCACCAGGCGCAGGGTCGGCAAGCCGACTGCAGCCGTCATGCGCCGCACCTGGCGGTTACGGCCCTCGCGAATCACCAACTCCAGCCAGCTGGTGGGCACGCTCTTGCGAAAGCGCACCGGCGGGTTGCGTGGCCACAGCCCGGGCTCGTCCAAGTGCCGCGCCTCGGCGGGCAGCGTCGGCCCATCGTTGAGCTGCACGCCGTCGCGCAGGTGCTGCAGCTGCTCGGCGCTGGGCTCGCCTTCCACCTGCACCCAGTAGGTCTTGGCCAGCTTGTGCCTGGGATCGGCGATCTTCGCCTGCAGACCGCCATCATTAGTCAGCAGCAGCAAGCCCTCGCTGTCACGGTCGAGCCGCCCGGCCGGATACACGCCGGGCACCGCGACGAAATCCTTGAGCGTGGCGCGGCCCTGGTCGTCGTTGAACTGGGTCAGCACGTCGAACGGCTTGTTCAGCACGATCAGCCGTGGCTCGGCAGGCGGGGCCTTGGCCACACGGAAGGGGCGCGGGGCGTGGCGTTTGGGTCGGGACATGCGGCGCAGCTTCTGGCGGAACGGGTGCGCAGTTTAGCGCAAAGCCGCCCCATCAGAGGCCGCTACGGTCGATCACCGGCGCATGCACCGCCATCAACTCGACGATCCACTCGATGAATACCCGCAGCTTGGTGCTGACGTGGCGGTTGGGCGGATAGGCGATGTACATGGGCATCGGCTCGAACTGCCAATCCGTGAACACCGCGACCAGCTCGCCGCGCTGCACATGCTCATCGGCCATGTAGGTGGGCAGCCAGAGCACGCCCAGCCCGGCCAGCCCGGCAGCCTGGTAGGCATTGCCGTCGTCCACTGCCAGCACGTAGCGACCTTCGACCTCCAGGCGTTCGGCGCCGCGCTGCATGCGGTAGGCAAACAGCTTGCCGGCCCGCGCCCGCTTGAAGCCGACGATGCGGTGGTGGCTGTCGACCAGCTCCTGCGGGTGCAGCGGCGTACCACAACGCTGCAGGTAATCTGGCGCGGCATAGACCCCGGAACGCAGGTCGCCGACCCGGCGGGCCATCAGTGACTGATCGGTGATCTCCCCGCCGCGGATCACGCAATCGACGTTCTCGCCGAGCAGGTCGACGAGGCGGTCACTGGCCCCCAGGTCGAGCTGGATGTCCGGATAGCGGGCATGAAAGGCCGGCAGCGACGGCACCAATATCATCCGCGCGAACGGGCTGGGCACGTCGACACGCAGGCGCCCGCGTGGCTGGCTGCTGGCATCGGACAGGCTGGTCTCGGCGTCATCCATATCAGCCAGCAAACGCACCACACGCTCGTAATACGCCGCGCCGTCGGCGGTCACCGCCACCCTACGCGTCGTGCGGTTCAGCAAGCGCACCCGCAGGCGCGCCTCGAGCTGCTGCACCAGTTGGGTCACGCTGGTCTTGCTCATGTGCAGCGTATCGGCAGCCTTGGTGAAGCTACCCGTCTCCACCACCCGGACGAAGGCGCGCATCGCATCGAATCGGTCCATCTGCTCAACCGTTGATTGTTTGGGATTTGCAAACAGTGTTGAACGAACTGGCCGGTTTATCCAGCACACCAGCGTTTCTAGAGTAGACCCGTCACTTGAACGGGCCCAATGGCCCAGAGGAAACGACATGACAACTCGCGACGTGGTTTTTCCCGCAGGGCGCCAGGCCCTTTATGAACGCAACCGCTACTCGCCGGCGGTACGCGCCAATGGCTTGCTGTTCGTGTCCGGGCAGGTCGGCAGCCGGCCGGACGGCTCCCCCGAGCCGGAACTCAAGGCCCAGGTTCGCCTGGCCTTCGAGAACCTCAACGCGGTGCTCGCGGCCGCCGACTGCAGCTTCGACGACGTGGTCGACGTGACCGTGTTCATCGTCAACCCCGAAGAGCGCTTCGAGACCATCTGGGAGGTGGTGCCCGAGTATTGGGGCGAGGCGCCTTTTCCGAACATCACCTGCGTGGGCGTGACCTGGCTGTATGGCTTCCAGTTCGAGATCAAGGTGATCGCCAGCCTGCCCACCGCCTGAGTGCCGGTGCAACGGTCCGGCCAGGGGCGCACGGTCGGGCGCTTGCCGCGGTGCGGTGTGATACACTGCGCGGCGGCCAAAAGCTGCCCCTCCGCCACCGCAGCCCCTACCGGAGCCGAGATTTTCGATGTCCGATACTGCCCCCCAAAAGCCCGTTGCCAGCGGTGAGAAGTTCCGTACCGCGCAGGGTATTACCGCCATCAAGGACGGCCAGAAGCGCCGTGCCTCGACCGAAGCCAAGGTGTACGAGCCCAAGCCAAGCTGGTTGCGGGTCAAGGCGCCGGGCGGCAGCCGTTTCGAGGCGGTCAAGCGTAACGTCGGTGAGCACCGCCTGAGCACCGTTTGCCAGGAATCCCATTGCCCGAACATGGGCGAATGCTGGTCCAACGGCACCGCGACGATCATGCTGATGGGCTCGGTATGCACCCGTGCCTGCCGCTTCTGCGCAGTGGACACCGGCAACCCGAACGGCTGGTTGGACAAGGATGAGCCGCAGAACACCGCAAAGTCGGTGGAGCTGATGGCCCTGCGTTACATCGTGTTGACCTCGGTGGACCGCGATGACCTGCCCGACGGTGGCGCCGCGCACTACGCCGCCTGCGTCCAGGCGATCAAGGCCAACACCCCGCAGGTGGTGGTCGAAGCGCTGACCCCGGACTTCGACGGCGATCTCGAGGCCATCGAGCGCGTGGTGGATTCCGGCCTCGAGGTGTTCGCCCAGAACGTCGAGACGGTCGACCGCCTGACCCGCGAAGTGCGTGACCCGCGCGCCGGCTACCGCAAGACCCTCGACGTGCTGGCCCATGCCAAGCGCCATCGCCCCGACGTGCTCACCAAGACCAGCCTGATGCTCGGCCTGGGCGAGACCGACGACGAAGTGTTCGAAGCCATGCAGGACATGCGCGCAGTGGGCGTGGACATCCTTACCCTAGGCCAGTACCTGCAGCCGACCCGCAACCACCTGCCGGTCAAGCGCTGGGTGAGCCCGGACGAATTCAATCGTTTCCGCGACATCGGCCTGCAGATGGGCTTCATGGAAGTGGCGGCCGGCCCGCTGGTGCGCTCCAGCTATCGCGCCGACAAGGTGTTCGAGAAGAACAACCTGGGCCTCGCCGCACCGGTGCCGGTGCCGGGCCAGCAGCTCGACAGCAGCCTGATCCCCGCGCTCAACGTCAACTGAGTACGCTCTGGTTGAGCCTTCGGCCAACCGGACAAACGAAAAGGGACGCCTCGGCGTCCCTTTTCGTTGCTTGCAGCCCTAGGCGTAGCCCAATCGGTGGCGTAGCGCCTGCTCCAGACGCCTGGCGACCTCGTCGAAGGCAGGCGGCAAAGCCACCAGATCCCTCAACTGGGTCATCTGCAAACCGGCATAGCCGCACGGGTTGATACGCTGGAAAGGCGTCATGTCCATGTCGACGTTGAGCGCCAGGCCGTGGAACGAGCAGCCGCGGCGCACCCGCAGGCCCAGCGAGGCGATCTTGTCGCCGTTGACGTAGACGCCCGGCGCATCGGCCTTGGGCGCTGCCTCCACGCCGTAGCCCGCCAATACCTCGACCAGCGCCTGCTCCATCACCGTGACCAGCTCGCGCACGCCCAGGTCCAGGCGGCGCAGATCGAGCATCAGGTAGCCGACCAGTTGGCCGGGGCCGTGGAAGGTCACCTGGCCACCGCGCTCGACCTGCACCACCGGAATGTCGCCCGGCGCCAGCAGATGCTCGGGCTTGCCCGCCTGGCCCTGGGTGAACACCTGCGGGTGCTGCAGCAGCCAGATCTCATCCAGCGTGGCCTCGTCGCGCTCGGCGGTCAGCCTGCGCATCGCCTCGAGGGTCGGCAGATAGTCGACCAGCCCAAGGTGGCGCACGATCAGGTCGGCTGCAGCCACTACAGCACCATGTGCACGCGGCCGGTGGCACGCAGGTCGACATGAATGGCCTGCAGTTGCTCGACGCCGGTGGCGGTGATCAGCACCTGCACGGAGAGAAAGCGCCCCTTGCTGCTGTCGCGGGTCACCAGAGTGCCGGCATCGAAGTCGGGCGCGTGGCGCTGCATCACCTCGATCACCATGTCGGTGAAACCCTCGCCGGCCTCGCCGATCACCTTGATCGGATAGTTCTTGCAGGGAAATTCGATTTTCGGAGCTTGTACGTCGGTATCGGTCATGGTGATCACTGATCCAAAATGAAACGCCCTCAGGTCGAGGGCGTTCATCGCAACATGGGGGCGAGCTGTCAGTTAAACAACCCGTAGAAGAACAACCGAATGCTATCCCACAGCTGGCGGAAGAAACCACCCTCCTCGACGGCTTCCAGGGCTACCAGATCGGCGCTGTGCACCACCTGGTCACCCATCTTCACTTCCACCTTGCCGATCACGTCACCCTGGGCGATCGGTGCGGTGATCTGCTGGTTGAGGGTCATGCTCGCCTGCAGCTTCTCCAGCTGGCCCTTGGGCAGCGTGAGGGTCAGGTCCTGAGCCAGACCGGCCTTGACTTGGGAAGCCTGGCCTTTCCAGACCGGCGCCTGCGCCAGTTCGGCGCCCTTCTGATAGAAGGTGCGGGTTTCGAAGAAACGGAAACCGTAGGTCAGCAGCTTCTGGGTTTCGGCGGCACGGGCGCTTTCGCTGTCGGTGCCGAATACCGAGGTGATCATCCGCGCGCCGTCACGCACCGCCGAAGCGACCAGGCAGAAGCCGGCTTCGTTGGTGTGACCGGTCTTCAGGCCGTCGACGGTACGGTCGCGCCACAGCAGCAGGTTGCGGTTGGGCTGCTTGATGTTGTTCCACAGGAACTCTTTCTGCGAATAGATGGCGTAGTGCTCGGCATCCTCGTTGATGATCGCACGGGCCAGGATCGCCATGTCGTGGGCGCTGGAGTAGTGATCCGGGTGCGGCAGGCCGGTGGCATTCATGAAGTGGCTGTTCTTCATGCCCAGGCGCTCGGCGGTGGCGTTCATCATGTCGGCAAAGGCATCTTCACTGCCGGCGATATGCTCGGCGATGGCGATGCTGGCGTCGTTGCCGGACTGGATGATCACTCCGTGCAGCAGCTCATCGACGGTCGCCTGGCTATTGACCGGCAGGAACATGGTCGAGCCACCCGAGGCCGCGCCACCGGTACGCCAGGCGTGTTCGCTGATGGTGACCTTGTCCTGCTCACCGATCTTGCCGTTGCGGATTTCCAGCGTGGCGATGTAGGCGGTCATCAGCTTGGTCAGGCTCGCCGGCGGCAGACGCTGGTCCGCATTGTTCTCGACCAGAACATTGCCACTGGCGCCATCCATCAGCACATAGGATTTGGCCGCCAGTTGCGGGGGAGCCGGCAGCGGCGCCTGGTTGGCCCAGGCACTGGAGGTGCCGAGCAGCATAAGTGACAGGAAGATGCGTTGCGCGAAACTGGTGATTTTCATCCGTCTCTCTAGATCGCTGGAGGGTGGAACAGGCCCTTGCGGGCACATGTAAACGTGGCGCCGCACCGCGGCGATCCACTGCTTAGTCAGGCGGCGAGCCATTTAGTTGCTCGCCAGAACCGGCCTCAGAGCCTGCTCACGATCTCGCAAGCAGATCGTGAGCAGGTTCTTAGTCCGCCTTGACCAGAGTTGCTTGCCCGAGGTTAGCGACACGAATGCTGTCACGCACCCGGTCAGCCTCGCCCTGGCTGTTGATCGGTCCCAGCCGTACGCGGTGCAGTATCTGCTGGTTGCGCACCACTGAGTTGATGAACACCGGCGCACTCACCGATTCGCTCAACTTGGACTTGAGAAGCTCCGCAGCGTCGGGATTGGCGAAGGCTCCCACTTGGAGATACAGGCCAGACGCTGCGGCTGAACCGTTTTTTTTTGAGTCGATCTGCACCGGCACGGTGGCGGCAGCGTGCTGCTGCGGTGGCGGGGAATAGCTCTCCACCGGCGCGTTGGCCAGCTTCAGCTGTTCCATCTGCGCGGGCTGCACCTTGGCCATCTGCGGCTGCTTGATCATCATCGGCACCGGACGCCCCTGCTGGGCCCACCACTCGGTGGGATCGATGCCTTCGACACGCACCTGGGCAGTGCCCTTTTCGGCGTAGCCAAGCTTCTTGGCGGCGGCGAAGGACAAATCGATGATGCGGTCGGAATAGAACGGGCCACGGTCGTTGACGCGCAGGATCGCGCTCTTGCCGTTCTCCAGGTTGGTCACCCGCACATAGCTGGGCAGCGGCAGGGTCTTGTGCGCTGCGGTCATGCCGTACAGGTCATAGGCCTCACCGTTGGCGGTGGCCTGGCCATGGAACTTGGTGCCGTACCAGGACGCCGGGCCGGTGGCCACGTAGCGGCGGGCATCGGCGATCGGGTAGTACTGCTTGCCGAAGACCACGTAAGGGCTGGCCTTGACCGGGCCATAGTGCGGCATGGGAATGGCGTCCTGGATCTTCGAGACATCGACGTCCCACCAGGGCGCGCCGTCCTTGTGCGGACGGTTGAAATCACTGGGGCCGGACATCGAGCTGCCCGCCTGGCTTGGCGCCGAACTGGTCGGCGCGCGGCTGGAAGAACAACTGGCCAGCAGCAGAACAGCGACGCCGCAGGCGGCCAGCTTGAACGGCAAGCGTGTCATTGATTGGCACCTCGGGCCTGAACCAGCAACTCGGACAACTGATTGACCGCCATGGCGTACATCACGCTGCGGTTGTAGCGGGTGATCACGAAGAAATTCGGCTGGCCCATCCAGTACTCGGGGCCTTCGGCACCTTCCAGACGAAAGGCGGTGACCGGCAGGTCGTCGGCCAGCACGTCGTTGCTCGACCAGCCCAGGGCACGCAGCTCGCCTACGGTCTTCTCGGGATCCAGGCCGGAACTCAGGCCCTGATCGGCCTGCTCGCCCTTGACTGTGGCCAGGCTGGCCACCGGCTGCCCGGGCTGCCAGTTGTGGCGCTTGAAGTAGCTGGCCACGCTGCCGATGGCGTCGGTCGGGTTGCTCCAGATATTGATGTGACCGTCGCCGTCGAAGTCCACGGCATAGGCGCGGAAGCTGCTCGGCATGAACTGCGGCAGGCCCATGGCGCCGGCGTAGGAGCCCTTCAGGCTGGCCGGGTCGACCTGTTCTTCGCGGGTCAGCATGAGGAACTCGCGCAGCTCCTTGCGAAAGAACGGCGCGCGCGGCGGGTAATCGAAGGCCAGGGTCGACAGCGCGTCGATCACCCGGTAGTTGCCGGTGTTGCCACCGTAGGAGGTTTCCACGCCGATGATGGCGACGATGATCTCGGCCGGTACGCCGTACTCCTTTTCGGCACGCGCCAGGGCTTCGGCGTGCTCGTTCCAGAACGCCACGCCCTTGTTGATGCGCGCGTCGGTGATGAAGATCGGACGGTATTCCTTCCAGGGCTTGACCCGTTCGGCCGGCCGCGAGATGGCGTCGAGGATGGCCTGTTTACGCTCCACGTCGGCGAACAGCGTGCTCAGCTGCTCGCTGGCAAAGCCGTAGTCGCGGGTCATTTCGGTGATGAACTCGCCGACCAGTGGCGAGTTCGCGTATTCGTTGGCAGCCATCGCCTGAGGCGCCCCGAGCAGGCCGGCGACCGCCAGCCAATGTGCATGTCGTGCGGCCCAGCCACGCAGAATCTGCATTGAATTCATAACCCCAATCAAGCCTGAGCGATCCACTTGCGGTGCGTGTGGATGGACATCAGGATTCCGAAACTCGACAACAACGTAATCAATGACGTGCCGCCATAACTGATGAACGGCAGCGGCACTCCCACTACCGGCAACAACCCACTGACCATGCCGATATTGATGAACACATAAACGAAGAAGGTCATGGTCAGACCGCCGGCAAGCAGCTTACCGAACAGCGTCTGCGCTTGCACGGTAATCACCAGACCGCGTGCAATCAACAGAATGTACAAGAGCAGCAACAGACAGACACCAATCAGGCCGAATTCTTCGGCCAGAACGGCAATGATAAAGTCCGTGTGGCTTTCCGGCAAAAAGTCCAGGTGCGACTGGGTGCCGAGCAGCCAGCCCTTGCCGAACACCCCGCCGGAGCCGATCGCCGCCTTGGACTGGATGATGTTCCAGCCGGCGCCCAGGGGGTCGCTCTCCGGATTGATGAAGGTCAGCACCCGGCGTTTCTGGTAGTCGTGCATGACGAAGAACCACATCGCCACGGCGATCGGCGCGACCGCCGCCACGGCGCCGGCGATCCAGCGCCACTGCAGGCCGGCCATGAACAGCACGAAAGCACCGGAAGCGAGAATCAGCAGCGAGGTACCCAGGTCCGGCTGCAGCAGGATCAGCACGAACGGCGTGACGATCAGCCCCAGGCTCACCGACACGTGCTTGAGGCTCGGCGGCAGCGTGCGCTTGGACAGGTACCAGGCCATGGTGGCCGGCATCAGGATCTTCATGAATTCCGAAGGCTGGAAACGGATCACCCCGGGAATGTTGATCCACCGCGTGGCGCCCATGGCGTTGTGGCCCATGACGTCCACCACCACCAGCAGGCCGACCCCGCACAGATAGCCCAGCGGCACCCAACGGGCCATGAAGCGTGGCTCGAACTGGGCGATGACCACCATCGCCACCAGGCCAATGCCGAAGGAGCTGGCCTGCTTCATCAGCAGGTCGACGTTCTTGCCGCTGGCCGAATAGAGAACGAACAGGCTGCCGGTCGCGAGCAACAGCAACAGCAACAGCAGAATGCCGTCGATATGCAGGCGCTGCAGCAGGCTGGAGCGGCGGCGCAGGACATCGTCGCTGGACAGCGTGCGGTCGAAGCTGCCGGTCAGGCTCATGGTTGCTTCACCTCTGCATTGAGTGGCGCCGCAGCACCGGGCTTGGCGTATTCGGCCTTGAGCTGGCCGTTCTCGTCGAGCAACCAGGCATCCATCACCTGCTTGACCACCGGCGCACCGACCCCGGAGCCGGACTCACCGTTCTCGACCATCACCGCGACCACGATCTGCGGGTTGTCCGCCGGCGCGAAACCTACGAACAGGGCGTGGTCACGGTGGCGCTCCTGGACCTTGCTGCGGTCGTACTTCTCGCCCTGCTTGATCGCCACCACCTGGGCCGTGCCGCTCTTGCCGGCAATCCGATAGGCGGCAGCATCGCCGACCTTGCGCGCGGTACCGCGGGCGCCGTGCATCACCGACTCCATGCCCTGGCGGGCATAATCCCAGTACTTGGGGTCGCGCAGCACGATATCCGGCATAGGATTGGGATCATGGGGCAGGCTGCCGTCGATGGTGCGCGCCAGGTGCGGGCGAATCCACTTGCCCTTGGTGGCCACCAGTGCGGTGGCCTGGGCCAGTTGCAGTGGCGTGGCCTGCATGTAGCCCTGGCCGATGCCGAGGATCAGCGTCTCGCCCGGGTACCAGGGCTGGCGATAGCGGGCGCGCTTCCAGTCCCGCGACGGCATCAGGCCGGCGGTTTCCTCGAACATGTCCAGGGATACGCGCTGGCCGATGCCGAAACGGGTCATGTAGTCGTGCAGGCGGTCGATGCCCATCTTGTGGGCCAGGTCGTAGAAGTAGGTATCGTTGGAACGCATGATCGCGGTGTTCAGGTCCACCCAGCCATCACCACTGCGGTTCCAGTTGCGGTATTTGTGGCTGTTGTTGGGCAACTGATAGAAGCCGGGGTCGAACACCCGCGAGGTTGGCGTCACCACCCCGGCATCGAGACCGGCGACCGCGACCATCGGCTTGATGGTCGAGCCCGGCGGATACAGGCCGCGCAGCACGCGGTTGTAGAGCGGCCGGTCGATGGAATCGCGCAGCTCGGCGTAGGCCTTGAAGCTGATGCCGGTGACGAAGGGGTTGGGGTCGAAGCTCGGCTGGCTGACCATCGCCAGCACCTCGCCGGTCTGCGGCTGGATCGCCACCACCGCGCCGCGGCGACCGCCCAGGGCATTCTCGGCGACTTCCTGCAGGTGCACGTCGAGGGTCAGCACCACGTCCCGGCCGGGCAACGGGTCGGTGCGGTTGAGCACGCGCAGTACGCGGCCGCGGGCATTGGTCTCGACCTCTTCGTAGCCGACCTTGCCGTGCAGCTCATCCTCGTAGAAGCGCTCGATACCGGTCTTGCCGATATGGTGGGTACCGCTGTACTCCACCGGGTCGAGCTCCTTGAGCTCGCGCTCGTTGATGCGCCCCACGTAGCCGACCGAGTGGGCGAAGTGCTCGCGCTGCGGGTAGTGCCGCACCAGTTGCGCCACCACCTCGACGCCGGGCAGGCGGAACTGGTTCACCGCCAGCCGGGCGATCTGTTCCTCGCTGAGCTCGAACAGCACCGGTACCGGTTCGAACG harbors:
- the rodA gene encoding rod shape-determining protein RodA, giving the protein MRRRSSLLQRLHIDGILLLLLLLLATGSLFVLYSASGKNVDLLMKQASSFGIGLVAMVVIAQFEPRFMARWVPLGYLCGVGLLVVVDVMGHNAMGATRWINIPGVIRFQPSEFMKILMPATMAWYLSKRTLPPSLKHVSVSLGLIVTPFVLILLQPDLGTSLLILASGAFVLFMAGLQWRWIAGAVAAVAPIAVAMWFFVMHDYQKRRVLTFINPESDPLGAGWNIIQSKAAIGSGGVFGKGWLLGTQSHLDFLPESHTDFIIAVLAEEFGLIGVCLLLLLYILLIARGLVITVQAQTLFGKLLAGGLTMTFFVYVFINIGMVSGLLPVVGVPLPFISYGGTSLITLLSSFGILMSIHTHRKWIAQA
- a CDS encoding D-alanyl-D-alanine carboxypeptidase family protein translates to MKITSFAQRIFLSLMLLGTSSAWANQAPLPAPPQLAAKSYVLMDGASGNVLVENNADQRLPPASLTKLMTAYIATLEIRNGKIGEQDKVTISEHAWRTGGAASGGSTMFLPVNSQATVDELLHGVIIQSGNDASIAIAEHIAGSEDAFADMMNATAERLGMKNSHFMNATGLPHPDHYSSAHDMAILARAIINEDAEHYAIYSQKEFLWNNIKQPNRNLLLWRDRTVDGLKTGHTNEAGFCLVASAVRDGARMITSVFGTDSESARAAETQKLLTYGFRFFETRTFYQKGAELAQAPVWKGQASQVKAGLAQDLTLTLPKGQLEKLQASMTLNQQITAPIAQGDVIGKVEVKMGDQVVHSADLVALEAVEEGGFFRQLWDSIRLFFYGLFN
- the mrdA gene encoding penicillin-binding protein 2; this encodes MPQPIRLKDHEKDARLIRKRALVGGSVFLVLTLVLIARMYYLQVIQYEYHSTLAENNRIHVQPIPPNRGLIYDRNGVIIADNRPSFSLTLTRERAGDWKQVLDVIVEVLELTPDDRELFERRVKQGRRPFEPVPVLFELSEEQIARLAVNQFRLPGVEVVAQLVRHYPQREHFAHSVGYVGRINERELKELDPVEYSGTHHIGKTGIERFYEDELHGKVGYEEVETNARGRVLRVLNRTDPLPGRDVVLTLDVHLQEVAENALGGRRGAVVAIQPQTGEVLAMVSQPSFDPNPFVTGISFKAYAELRDSIDRPLYNRVLRGLYPPGSTIKPMVAVAGLDAGVVTPTSRVFDPGFYQLPNNSHKYRNWNRSGDGWVDLNTAIMRSNDTYFYDLAHKMGIDRLHDYMTRFGIGQRVSLDMFEETAGLMPSRDWKRARYRQPWYPGETLILGIGQGYMQATPLQLAQATALVATKGKWIRPHLARTIDGSLPHDPNPMPDIVLRDPKYWDYARQGMESVMHGARGTARKVGDAAAYRIAGKSGTAQVVAIKQGEKYDRSKVQERHRDHALFVGFAPADNPQIVVAVMVENGESGSGVGAPVVKQVMDAWLLDENGQLKAEYAKPGAAAPLNAEVKQP
- the mltB gene encoding lytic murein transglycosylase B, which codes for MQILRGWAARHAHWLAVAGLLGAPQAMAANEYANSPLVGEFITEMTRDYGFASEQLSTLFADVERKQAILDAISRPAERVKPWKEYRPIFITDARINKGVAFWNEHAEALARAEKEYGVPAEIIVAIIGVETSYGGNTGNYRVIDALSTLAFDYPPRAPFFRKELREFLMLTREEQVDPASLKGSYAGAMGLPQFMPSSFRAYAVDFDGDGHINIWSNPTDAIGSVASYFKRHNWQPGQPVASLATVKGEQADQGLSSGLDPEKTVGELRALGWSSNDVLADDLPVTAFRLEGAEGPEYWMGQPNFFVITRYNRSVMYAMAVNQLSELLVQARGANQ
- a CDS encoding septal ring lytic transglycosylase RlpA family protein codes for the protein MTRLPFKLAACGVAVLLLASCSSSRAPTSSAPSQAGSSMSGPSDFNRPHKDGAPWWDVDVSKIQDAIPMPHYGPVKASPYVVFGKQYYPIADARRYVATGPASWYGTKFHGQATANGEAYDLYGMTAAHKTLPLPSYVRVTNLENGKSAILRVNDRGPFYSDRIIDLSFAAAKKLGYAEKGTAQVRVEGIDPTEWWAQQGRPVPMMIKQPQMAKVQPAQMEQLKLANAPVESYSPPPQQHAAATVPVQIDSKKNGSAAASGLYLQVGAFANPDAAELLKSKLSESVSAPVFINSVVRNQQILHRVRLGPINSQGEADRVRDSIRVANLGQATLVKAD